The following are from one region of the Oncorhynchus clarkii lewisi isolate Uvic-CL-2024 unplaced genomic scaffold, UVic_Ocla_1.0 unplaced_contig_8910_pilon_pilon, whole genome shotgun sequence genome:
- the LOC139402518 gene encoding zinc finger protein ZIC 5-like translates to MQRPGGRHRHNGHSLLRNNNSMISYIASPSPRASTTGAYAEYSTNNNRPIKPELVCKWTDHEHRDRTSKQRICDQTFSSMHELVDHVSTEHVAGLEPLSHVCMWEECLREGKAFKAKYKLINHIRVHTGEKPFSCTFPDCGKVFARSENLKIHTRTHTGEKPFQCEFPGCLRKFANSSDRKKHSQVHTSAKPYDCKSHGCFKSYTHPSSLRKHMKIHLNALKSSPTSEPIDLSFTGILGKRSSRDYVASRTNCSSSRLSLAPTVSNMKEWYVCTRTTGQGQNYLQLTADQIKSEPCGADEEYYNPT, encoded by the exons ATGCAGCGGCCGGGTGGTCGCCATCGCCACAATGGCCACTCTCTGCTCCGCAATAACAATTCCATGATCTCATACATCGCTTCTCCTTCACCGCGCGCTTCTACCACGGGCGCCTATGCGGAATactccaccaacaacaacaggcCGATAAAGCCCGAGCTGGTCTGCAAATGGACGGACCACGAGCACCGTGACCGAACTTCAAAACAAAGGATATGCGACCAAACTTTCAGCTCCATGCACGAGCTGGTGGACCACGTAAGCACCGAGCACGTCGCTGGGCTCGAGCCCCTGAGCCATGTTTGTATGTGGGAAGAATGCCTGAGAGAAGGAAAGGCGTTTAAAGCCAAATATAAACTGATAAACCACATCAGGGTACACACTGGGGAGAAACCGTTCTCCTGCACTTTCCCAGACTGCGGGAAAGTGTTTGCTCGGTCGGAAAACCTCAAGAttcacacgcgcacgcacacag GTGAGAAGCCATTTCAGTGTGAGTTCCCCGGCTGCCTGCGGAAATTCGCCAACAGTAGTGACCGTAAGAAGCACTCGCAGGTTCACACCAGCGCCAAACCGTACGACTGCAAGTCCCACGGCTGCTTCAAGTCCTACACGCACCCCAGCTCCCTCAGAAAACACATGAAGATCCACCTCAACGCACTCAAGTCCTCTCCTACCTCCGAACCCATAGACCTGTCGTTCACAGGGATTCTTGGGAAACGTAGTTCCCGGGATTACGTAGCTTCACGGACTAACTGCTCGTCCTCCAGGCTCTCGCTGGCTCCGACGGTGTCCAACATGAAGGAGTGGTACGTGTGTACCAGGACCACAGGTCAGGGACAGAACTACCTCCAACTCACAGCAGACCAGATCAAGTCAGAACCGTGCGGTGCTGATGAGGAGTATTATAACCCCACGTAG
- the LOC139402521 gene encoding zinc finger protein ZIC 2-like: MLLEGGHQQSGSGVSASAFQRHHSAHSPVEMQERDPSFMESVHIASQGPGYGPSYANSTRDFILRNRGFGDSSPASDQHSLLRTMAGSIHHSHVEGQGHGHGHLLFPGMHDQHHGSANVLGGRLGLPGEVFGRADQYHHVSGPRSDPYGQYGAMGHNMGMAAHHHHHPAAFFRFMRQQCIKQELICKWIDPDQPGGASRCCGKTYGTMHELVTHVSVEHVGGPEQSSHTCFWEECPRENKSFKAKYKLVNHIRVHTGEKPFACPFPACSKVFARSENLKIHKRTHTGEKPFMCDFFGCDRRFANSSDRKKHLHVHTSDKPYLCKKCVKSYTHPSSLRKHMKVHDSLSVADTSPGASSGYESSTPPSLVSPASETQSTMSPDSAVLGSGHSNLSSNFSEWYV, from the exons ATGCTGTTGGAGGGAGGTCACCAGCAATCAGGCTCAGGGGTCAGTGCGAGCGCGTTCCAAAGGCACCACTCAGCGCATTCACCAGTCGAGATGCAGGAGAGAGACCCCAGCTTTATGGAGTCGGTCCACATCGCCAGCCAGGGACCCGGGTATGGCCCATCCTACGCCAACTCCACACGGGACTTTATCCTGCGTAACCGGGGATTCGGAGACTCTTCCCCTGCCAGCGATCAGCACTCTCTCCTCAGGACTATGGCTGGGTCTATCCATCACTCACACGTAGAGGGCCAGGGCCACGGGCATGGACACCTCCTCTTTCCCGGGATGCACGACCAGCACCACGGCTCTGCTAACGTGCTGGGCGGCCGGTTGGGGCTACCAGGGGAGGTATTCGGGAGAGCGGACCAGTATCACCATGTTTCCGGTCCAAGGAGCGATCCTTACGGCCAATATGGGGCCATGGGTCACAACATGGGCATGGCAgctcaccaccatcatcacccagCCGCGTTCTTCCGCTTCATGCGGCAGCAGTGCATCAAGCAAGAGTTGATCTGCAAGTGGATAGACCCGGACCAGCCCGGCGGGGCGAGCCGGTGCTGTGGCAAGACTTACGGCACCATGCACGAGCTGGTTACGCACGTCTCCGTGGAGCACGTCGGTGGGCCCGAGCAGAGTAGCCACACCTGCTTCTGGGAAGAGTGCCCACGCGAGAACAAATCGTTCAAGGCCAAATACAAGCTGGTGAATCATATTCGggtgcacactggagagaagcctttcgCGTGTCCGTTCCCCGCGTGCAGCAAGGTCTTTGCGCGCTCTGAGAACTTGAAGATACACAAGAGAACTCACACAG GGGAGAAACCGTTCATGTGTGATTTCTTCGGCTGCGACAGACGCTTCGCCAACAGCAGTGACCGCAAGAAACACCTGCACGTTCACACGTCTGACAAGCCCTATCTGTGCAAGAAGTGTGTCAAGTCCTACACACACCCCAGCTCTCTGAGAAAACATATGAAG GTGCATGATTCTTTGTCAGTAGCAGACACTTCGCCCGGAGCCAGCAGCGGATATGAGTCCTCGACGCCCCCGAGTTTAGTGTCCCCTGCCTCGGAGACCCAGAGCACCATGTCCCCGGACTCTGCGGTCCTCGGTAGCGGACACAGCAACCTCTCGTCCAACTTCAGTGAGTGGTATGTCTGA